In Flavobacterium sp. GSB-24, the genomic window ATTCCCAGAAAAAAAACGGGGGAGTCGTTATCAGAGACTAGGGGCAGACTGCTGTTTGAAAGGAGCTCGCTGAAATGTGTTGTTTTTTTGGCAAGTTCAGCCTGGCGCTCATATATTTCGGCAGAGAGATGTATTTCGCACGATGCGATTGCAGCGGCAACTGATGCAGGTTCAAGCTGAGCTGAGAAGGTAAGGGGACCGCCAAAAGTTTTAATCTTTTCACGTAATTTACGATCGGTGCAGAAAAATGTGGCACCACTTGCACCAAATGTCTTGCTCAGCGTGCTGACAACTACAATATTTTCTTGCAACGTTCCAATAGTATCAAAGATAAAACCTGTCCCATTTTTTCCTTTCCAGCTCATTCCATGGACATCATCAAAATAGAGATGGAGTTGCGGATACTTTCTGGCAAGGTTCAACAGCTCCTGTACCGGCGCATAATCGCCGTACATTGAATAAACACCATCCGCCATGTACCAGATTTTCCCTGATTTGCGGTGCATCATTCGAATTTTGTCCTCCAACATTTCGAGGTTATTATGGCGTATCATCTCCACTGGTATTCCCCTAAGCTTAAGAACCTGACAGGCATTCTGCACACTCCAATGCGCCTGATGGTCTATAATTACGGCATCTTCATCTCTTATCAGAGTTGGGATGATTGCCATATGTCCTAGGGTACTGTTCTTAGTTATGATTGGCGGTATACTGTACATCTGCTCAATCTTGCTTTCCAGTTCAGCATATAAGGGATGGGAAAGATAAGTTTTAGAAAGCGGGAACTGAGTTCCATAATTAGTAATGGCGCTTATTGCGGCCTCTTTCAGTCTTTTATCCTGTTCCAGTCCAAGATATCCTGTAGTTCCGAAATGGAGCATTTCGCTTCCGTTAATTTTTATGCTTCGCCCATTAAGATATTCACCTTCAGCGTAAAGGTGTAATATGCCTTTTTCTCTTGCATTTGAAAAAACGGTGTCAACTGTATCAATAAAATTGTTGTGCTTTATTTTTGCCATTTTCTATAAGGTTTTTAAGTTTTACAATCATTATTTTTTAAATATCTGAAAAACAGACATCTAAAATTCCTTATAAAAATTGAAAGTACTTTTATTTACAGATATTTTACTCCCAATTTGGCAAGGGTAATTCCCGATTTAACAACAAATCAGTGTGTTTTGCAAGAAATAATCCACAATTGACAATTACAATGTTTCTTAATCTTTATATTTTTGTTAAATTACAACCCTTTATTTAAAAACTGATAGGACATGATTGCGGCACATGAATCTTATGAGAATCGAAATGCGAGATTTTGGATTGAAAAGGGAATTCTTTTTTTCGAATACAAGCCCAATACTGCAATTGATTTAGAAGTAGCTATGCGTGTTGTAGCTGACAGGATCGCATTTCAAAATGAGAGACAATTACCAGTGTTTTGTGATACTAGGGGCATAGTCTCGATTGACAAAGCAGCCAGAGACTATCTGGCTAAATCCGGATCTCTGCTTGCAAAAGCAGTTGCATTGATTGGCAGTGAAAACGTTTCAATGACGATGAGCACTTTTTATCTGGAAATCAACAAGCCCTCTGTACCTACCCGAATCTTTACTGTTGAGCAGGAGGCAATGGATTATCTTAAAAGTTTTCTATAGAAACAGATCTAACTAGGCAGAAGTAAATATATAAAATCAGGACCGATGAAGAGACCCCACAATCGCCAGCGGCTAATATCCATGCACAAGATGTTATTTGAGATAGCACGGGGCAACTTCAATGGTCATATTCCCCTTAGCAGTTATGACGACGAAATTGAAACTCTGGTGGTTCTTGTAAACATGGTTGCAGAAGAACTTAAAGAGTCTGCCTTTCATTCCGGTTTTGTAAATCCCTATGTTACTCATAGGATGGTAACACCTGCAACTTTTATTTTAGATGAAAATCATTCTATAAAAAATGTAAATCAAGGCGCCTTGGAAATTTTGGGTTATAATGCAACAGAAATGCTAAGACGCCCGATACAGGATTTCTTAAGCGATGACTTCAGCAGTATGTCTGACATTGAGAGAAAAGAACTGGAAGAGATGCTTTTATCGGGTGAAATCATTACACTGAATTTTATAACACTCAAAAAGCTGATTGTAACTGCCGAGTGTTCGGTATCGAGATTATCGGATGGTAAGTTTACCGTACTTAGTTTTGTGGCTCCCTTTCTCAAGGTTAATGAAGCTGCTTCTGAAGCATTTGAAATTAATTTAAGCAGGCATTCTAATTTCAAACAAACTGATGCGCGCCTTATACAGCGGGTTTATGATTATGTACTGGCGAATTTGACTGAACCATTACCATCTGTTAAGGAACTGGCAAGACAGTTCGGTACAAATGATTTTAAACTCAAAGACGGATTTAGGCATTTTTTCCATACAAGCGTCTACAAGTTTTATACAGAGCAGCGTCTAAAAAGGGCTTACCTTATGATAGAGCAGACCGATATTCCGCTGAAGAATATTTCCTTTATGAATGGTTTTAACAGCTATCCTAATTTTTCTAAATCATTCAAGAAGCAGTTTGGATTTTCTCCTAAAGAACTCGGCAGAGGTAAAGCCGGTGGTTTTTTGCCATTGGATCACTTTAATCCTTCATAATTAATTTTTGATCCCGATAGTATAAGTGTTATGGTTTTGGAATTCAGAATTTTACATTGTTGAATTCAAATCGACTACTTATGATACTGAATACGAAAATCGGATTGAAAAAAAAATTTGTAGAGATAATTTGCCTGCTGTATCTATTATTGTTTGCATATGCAGCCACAAATAAAGCCGTGGATTTCGAAAAGTTCCAGGTGGAGCTTGGGCAGTCTCCTTTATTGAGCGCGTTTGCAGACTGGATTTCTTGGACGGTACTAATTGTGGAGTTTCTAATAGTTTTTTTTCTGTTAATTACCAAGACAAGAATGAAAGCATTATATGCTGGATTTTGCTTGATGGCAATGTTTACTGCATACATTTTTATAATGTTAAATTATAGTTCATTTCTTCCATGTTCCTGTGGTGGGATACTGGAGAAAATGAGTTGGCAGCAACATTTGTTCTTCAATGTTTTCTTTTTGATAATAGGGGGCATAGCACTTTCATTACATAATAGCTTTGTAAAAGATAAAAGCAATTTCATTGAATTCTACAATATTAAGTTAGTTTTAGTTGCTTTAGCAAACAGTGTCATTGTTCTAATTTTATTTCTGTCTTCAGAGCAAATAATGCAGCGCCAAAACCCCTTTATTCGGCGTTATCCACATCATCCTATTACATTAAAACATACAGTGGATTTAAAATACAATTCTTATTATTTTGCAGGATCGGGAAACAGTCAAGTATATTTAGGAAATTCAACAGTGCCGTTATATTTATTATCTATGAATTTCAAACTCCAACAGCAAAAGATACATGTAAAATTAGATCGGGACAGTTTTACTTTTAAATCGATCAGGCTAGCTGTTCGTCCTCCTTTCTTTTATGTAATTGATGGTAAAACCCGAGTGATTTTTAGAGGTCATATAAGTGATTGGAAGGCTAGATTACAAAAGCCTAAATCGCCATACTTCAATATCGCCATACCGATTGATAGTGGTACAATTGCATTTAGGGGAATCAGCAACAATACTAATATATTAGGTTTTTTCACGACAGGAGAGAAAGCCAAGACAAATATGGCGCCACAGTTATTGCAAAAGCAAATTGATGGCATTTTCGATACGGATGGTATGTTACATTACAGTACAGAGCTGAAAAGAATTGTATACATATACAGCTATAGAAATGAATATATAGTGGCAGATCAAAACGGGGTATTGGACTATCGAGGAAACACAATTGATACCGTTTCACATGCACAAATTAAAGTAGCATATCTCAAAAACAAAACAGAACGTACAATGGGAATTCCAACCATTAGTGTAAATGCTGCTAGCAGCATCTGCGGTCATCTTCTTTTTGTGAATTCCAATGTTCCAGGTCGATATGAAAAAAGAAAAGTCTGGGATCAGGCATCTGTTATTGATGTATATGATCTAATTAAAAAGACATACCTGTTTAGTTTCCATATTTATGGAATTGATGGAAAAAAAATTAGGAATTTCTTGGTTACTCCAGACTATATATATGCTCTTATTGATACCAAATTAGTGATGTATAAAGTAAACAATAAATTAAAAAATGAGATGACAAATATACCTGAAGAAGGATGATGATACACTTAAAAATATACTAGCGCATGTATCAGGAATCAGATCGAACACCTGTAGAAAAAAGTAGATCACATTAATTTTTAAAATTTAATATTATGAAAACAATTGTAAAAAAAGCTGTGCCGATGGCCATTTTTGTACTTGGAATTTCTGGAGCATTTTTCACTTCATCGATGCAGAGTGCAGAGAAAGCAGATGATATCATATTAGGATATCGAGATACACCTCAAAATCCATGTAGTATGCCTATTACCTGTTCAGATCAGGAAAATGAGGTTTGTCGTGTTTCTTATCTTCCTGCCGGAGAGCAGGTATTTGCAAAGGATGAACAAAGTCAAACCACTTGTTCAGAAGTAGTATATCGTCCTTAATAATTAATTATTTTAGGAATGTATATTATAGGAATGTAATGCAGTTCTTTTGGAACTGCATTACTATTTTATACATTATTGCAAGCCATCTTTTATCCATGATGCAGGAGGTAAATCTTTTAGTTTATAGTCAAACCAATCATGTATTCGCATCGATAAGTCTTTCTGATTTAAAGGTTTTAAAATAGTATGTCCTTCTTTTGGATAAACTAACATAATATGCTCTTTATTTAATCGATGCAGAGCCAAATAAAGTGCTGCACTTTGATTCCAGTTCATTTGTTTATCGCTTTCTCCTGTCCAGGAAAGAAGTGGGGTTGTTATGTTTTCTGCATGTTCAATGGGTGAATTGCTATTATAACCTTCACGGTCATCAAACAATGATTTTCCCATACGCCACTGCTGATTTTCAAAACGCCATATATTAGATCTGCCTGTAGCTCCAACTGTAAGATAGAAATTTTTCAGGTCTGAAGCGCCACTTCCTGAAACAGCAGCTGCATATAGATCAGTTTGTGTAATAATAAAATTCGTTTCATATCCGCCAAAAGAATGTCCGATAAGACCAATTTTATCAGGTAGCACTTTTTCTTTTTCTATCATTTCTTTTGTTGCAGAGACAACACAATCGGCTGCGGATAATCCAGGTTCCCCTATTTGATATGAGATATCGGGCAGAAGAACAAAATAACCTTGAGTAGTAAAAGTCGTTATATTAAATCCTCTATCTTCTAATTCAGAAGGCGCAATATATTTATAAAAATCGTTTGATAATTTTTCATAAATGTAAACAATCATGGGATACTCCTTCTGACTATTATATTGTGCTGGATAATATATGATGCCACTCAGCGAATCTCCTTTTGTATTTTTATAGTGGATTAGTTTTGCTTTTCCCCAATAAAATTCTTCCTGCTGTGGATTACTTTGCACTAAAAGTTTTGAAGAATCATTAGATTGATTTTTAATCATCAATCTGGGTGAAACGTCATATCTCTGTTCTAAATAAACAAATGTAGTTCCGTCGGCCGACTGAGTAAATTGATTGAGAAGCGTTGATGTTGAATATACAAGATTTTTATTTAATTTTGGTGACCATTTATAAAAGCCGGAATATCCCCTCACACTGCTCGCTTCTAATAATAACCCTTTGTTAAGATCGACTGAATCAAATATTATCCCATCATAGTTCGATCTTGCAGGAAGAACTAAAGAGTAACCTGCTAACCTGAATTTTGTTTGTGTTTCTCTACCAGATGTCAATCTTCGAGCAGAAGATCCATCCGTGTTAATCGCCCAAATATCATATTTGTCACATAACAGGATTTCTTTGCCATCCATTGTCCAGAAAATGCTAGAATCAACATCTGAATTATTTGGATACTGTTTTTCATTATGAAAAAAAGAAGATTTCAGATTTTTGGTGATATTGGTATGCGACTTTTTTGAAATGTCATAAATCCACCAGTTTTTTTGTTCAAAATAAGCAATGTATTTGCCGTTTGGCGAGGCTGTTGTACGTAACATATTGCCGGAATGTTGCTTCAGTAACACTTCACTTTTTCCAGAAGATAAATCCATAATATAAAAATCTCGCTGACTCTCATAATCATACTGAGGCTCGTATTGCTTTTTATTGGAAAGTATGGCATAACGCTGATCCCCCGTCAGCATAATTTGAGGTAGAGTATCATTGGAAAGAAGTCTTGTATTATCTTTGAAAGGCTCCCATAGGGCAAGGTAAGTTTGTTCAGACTGCTTTCTTTTTTCTTCCAGAGGATAAATCCATTTAGCATTTCCGTTCCATAATTGTACTTCAGAGCTTACTTTAGTTGTTTGTAGTTTTGTTTTTCGCTTTACAGAAAAAAAGACCTTTTGCATGTCGTCTGATATCTTTAGTTTGTGGCTTTTATCAGTGATAGACAATGAATCTCCCAGTTCATGCTGTACATCAATATCAAGTTTGTAAATTTTATTGCCGTGTAAGTCATAATAAAAAACCATTTTGCTTTCTGATGGATTTAAAGGCATTTCCATAAAAGCAACTGATTTTCCTTTTGGATGCCAAGCCAGATTATCAAACGAACCTGAACTGTTACCTAAAATTGTTCTTTTGTTTTTTTTAGAAAAATCTAAAAGTGTAATTGTATGCTTTGTATCTGCTTTTGAAGTGTATAATACCATTTGCAACGCGGGATCCATCATAAAGTTATCAACTGATGCAATCTGCTCTTTGCCAGTACCATCCAGTTTACGAATAAGCAATGTTCTTTGGTTTTCATTTTGACTCAAAAGAAGCAATAGTTTTCCTGTATTAGGCGAATAGTCATATTGTATCGCATTTTTAATTATTTCTTTTAAACCTGTTTTGAGATTTACAAGTTGCACTTCCTTAGCAGTTTGAAAAATAAACCAATCAAAATTTACAAAACGACCATTAGTTCCGGCTGGGAAGCTCTTTGTTAGCATTGATTTGGTATTTTTCAGAAATAAAGTATCAGTACCATTTTCGTATGATAAAGTATAACTGACCCATCTTCCGTTTTCGTTTAATTCATTCAGATTTAATTGGCCCCATTTAGAATAATCATTTACATTCAACACTTTTTTTTGCAATCCCTGTCCCCAGAAGGGATAGGCGGCTAATTGCAAAATAAAAACTAAAAATAAAGATGCCTTTCGGCGGGGTAATATATTGTTTATATAAAAGTCTTTTTTCATTGTGTCTAGTATTCAATTGCTAATCTGGGTTTAATCTATAAATTGGGGTTTACGATAAATTCACTTTCTGGAATTGGCAATGAACGATCAGCGTTGTCCCAACCAGGTTTTACAGATAAAACCGCATCGACATTATTGGTACGTTTGAGATCGAAAAAGCGGTGACCATATTCCGTAAAAAGTTCTTTTCGTCTTTCTTCAATTATAGTCTGCATAAATTCTTCCTTTGTATTGACAGCAGAATTAGAAAGACCTGCACGTTTTCTGATTTTATTCAGGTCTTCTCTGGCTCCTTGATAATTTTTAAGTTGTGTATTTGCTTCTGCACGAATAAGATATTGTTCAGTTAAGCGTAGGATGATAGAATATTCCTTTGCCGCTGAAGTATTTTTAGATTCTTTATATTTAGAGGCGTAATACCAGGTTTTGCCTGCAGTAGTAATTGCTGTTGTCCAATTTGTTTTGCGAAGGTCGTTTGCTGTAAACGAATTCATTAGAGATTCACTCATAGCTACCATTGGAGGCGGACCTGAAGTGAATGTAAACAGAATAGCTTCATCTGTGTTTTTTCCCGCTATCGAAGGCATAAACTGCCAAATGGCCTCTGTTGAGCCTTTTAAAAATACCTTGCCTATTGTTTCCTCAAAAAGATAAAGTGAATTATTATCTATTACTTCACTACTCATTTTAACAGCATCATTCCATCTACCTGTATATAAATAGACTCTGGCAAGCAATGCCTTTGCCACAAATGAATTGACACGAACTCTTTCTGAGCTTAAATAAGAGGAGGGAAGAAGCTGTTCAGCATTTTTTAGATCATTTATGATATGAATGTAAACCTGATCGATCGGTAAACGTTTTACAGTACTATTCAGCTTGTAGTCGGTCGTTTCGATATAAGGGATGTCTCCAAAAAGCTGTGTAAGATAAAAATGAAGCAAACCGCGAATACAAAATGCTTCTCCTTGTAATTGAGCTTTCTCTGTAGTACTAAAATCAGATACAGCTATACCTTCTAATACTGAATTAACAGCGTAAATTTGATTGTATGCATTATTCCACATTGTACTTACAGTAGTGTTAGAAGGCAAAACAGAATTACTATAAAACGCAAAAGCAGGATTGGTAGATGTACCATAAAAAGTAAGTTCGTCTGTATAATAACCCAGTTGATTGGAAATACCAGAAACTGTTCCGGTAAGAAGACCTTTGTCGCGAATTTTGGCATAAATATCAGCCATTGCTGCATTGGCTGTTGTGTAATTCTGGAAAACGGCAGTATTGGTTAATTGCGATTTTGGAAGATCTACTTCGACAAATGAATCACAGGAGTAAAGCATTAAAATAAGTATATAAAAATTTATTTTAGAGGCTATTTTAAGTTGTGCTATGTTTTTTGTTGCTATTGTTTTCATGTTTTATCAATTAAAAAGTGAGTTGGATTCCGGCAGTAATTACTTTTAATGGGGGTAAAAATCCAATGGTACTTTCTGGGTCTCCATCCTCATAAGGCGTAAAAGTCAAGAGGTTTTGGCCATTTATTGTAAACAGACACTGTAACTCTTTCGATTTTAAAGGAAGATTATAACTTATTGCTATAGTTTTTAAACGAATAAAAGAAGCATCAGTAGCAACTGCATCACTGGTACTATAAAGGGATTGTGCCGTCAATGCAACAGCATTGTATCCGGCAGTGTGCATTTGATAAGGGCTTGTATCTCCCTGTTGCTGCCAACTGTTCACGAACCTATTTGGATGATTGATCATTCCTGCAACTCCGGCGTAACTTTCACGCTGTTGTTTAACAAACTGAAAAAGAAAATCCAATTTCCAGTTCTTGTAACTCAGTTGGTTTTGAAACCCTCCAAAAAAATCAGGATTAAGATTTATGACAGTTTGTTTGTCATCTGGAGAAGAAATCTTTCCATCGTTATTTTCATCTTTAAACTGGTAAATTCCAGTTACGGGATCAAGCCCTGTGTATTTATAACGCAGTAAAATGCTGAGTGGTTCACCAATTCGGTAAGTGTTTTTATAGCTGGAACTGGCTAAGTTTGGAAACGATACTAGATTATTTTTAGAAAAGGAAACATTGAAATTACTGGTCCAGTTAAAATTTTTATTCGAATAATTAACGGTGCGTAATGTGAACTCCAATCCTGTATTCTGCACTGTAGCATCTAAATTGGCCTGCAGTTGTGTAAATCCAGTTGCTCCGGGAAGCGGAATACCAACCAATTGATTTGAAGAACGATTCTGATACCATGCCCCAGTAATAAAAATTTTATCTGCTAAAAAGCCTAATTCCAAAGCAGCTTCCAATTTTTTATTGACTTCCCAGCCAAAATCAGCATTAAAGAGACGGGTTGGCTGAAGCCCTATTATGTTTTGATAATTGACTCCCGAGGAGTTATAGGTGTTCAAGAACTGATAATCTCCAATCTGATCATTACCAGTTATCCCGTAACTACTGCGAATTTTTCCAAAACTCAGCCAGGAACTGTTTTTAAGAAAGTTCTCATTAGAAAAAAGCCATGCTAGACCAACAGCGCCAAAATTCGCAAATTGATTTCCGGGACCAAAACGGCTTGATCCATCACGTCTTGCGGTCAGGTTCACAATATATAGGTCATTCCAGTTGTAATTGATTCTGCCAAAGAATGCCTGATATTTATAAATGGTTTCATCACTCATTTGAACCTGACGGTTAGCTGCTGAGGCCAAATCATAAATAAGAGCATTGGAGCTAAAACCAGATCCCGATTGAAATAAGCGCGAAGCGTTCCTTTGCTGAAAAGTACTTCCTAAAAGAATTCCAAGTTTTCCCTTACCTAATTCTTTTTCCCAGTTTAATTGTGGTTCGATAATCCATGAGCTTCGTTTGCTGTTATTGAGATATAAAGTTGAATTGGCACTTGTTATTCCAAAAGAAGGATTATAAATCGTGGAAGGGTTCGTACGGCTTTCCACATGCTGTAAATCTGTATAGCCAAAGTTGCTTTTGAGAATCAAATTTGGAATTATTTCATAAGATAGAACCGTGTTGGCTACAAGATCTTTTGTGGTGGATTTATTCTCGGCCTGCTGGTTGGCCAAAGGATTGTTCCATGTTCCGTTTTCCCAATTAAGATTTCCTGAGGAATCGTATAGGGCTGGGGCATTTGGCGCGAGTGTTGTAGATGTTGCAGTCAGATCAAATGCTGGTTGGTCATTATTTTGTATGGTGTATCCGGCAGAAAATACAAGGCGAAACTTGTTATCTTTAGACTTATGGTTCAAATTCACGTGCGAGTTTCCCTTTTTATATAAAAAATCCCCCGGAAATACGGTCGATTGTGTGTAATAGCTTCCGCTAAATAGAAATTGCGTGTACTGGGATCCTCCACTAATATTTCCGCGCAGTTCGTTTATTAATGATGTACCGCCGATAAGTTCCTTTTGCCAATGAGTATACCGATTTTGATCCCATGTTCCGTTGATGTCATAATCTCCTGCAGGGTAGTTAGCTATTCCATCATTGCGAAAAGCCTGACGCCGCATGTCTAGATATTGGTCTGTGGTCATTAATTTCATAAAACGGGTAACTGAACCTGCTCCGGTTGAGGCACTAAAATCAAACTTAGTCTTTCCCTCTTTTCCTTTTTTGGTCGTTATAAGTACAACTCCATTGGCACCGCGAGAGCCATAAATTGCAGTTGCATCAGCATCCTTAAGCACTTCAATACTTTCAATTGTGTTGGGGTCGATACTGTTTAATGGACTTGTTACAGTTGGAAAAACTGTTGAGGTCTGTGTATAACCGATAGCATCCGAAGCATAAGGTACGCCATTAATGATGTATAAAGGAGCATTGGCATCTGTTCTTATGCTATTTCTTCCTCTGATCTGAATGTCAAATCCACCTCCTGGAACACCAGTATTTTGTGTAATGTTCACACCCGCCATTCGGCCCTGCATAGTAGCAAGCACGTTGGTCACAGGCTGTGTCTCGATATCTTTGGAGGTAATACGGGATATATTACCTGTTCGTTCACTTTCTTTGACTGAATAATATCCGGCATTCACTTTTACTTCCTTAAGGGTAGTAGAATCATAGAAAAGTATAATGTTTACAACTGAGCGTCCTTGAATAGGAACAAGCATTGTTTTAAAACCAATATAAGATACTACAAGTGTGTCATTAGGAGAGGAGGTGAGTGAAAACTGACCACTATAATCGGAGATTACGGCATTATTTTTTTTGTTTTTAATAGCAATGGTTACACCGGGCAGGGGATTAGTACCGTCTGTGACAGTGCCTTGAACCATATGCTGTTGGGAAAGTGAATTGCCTTGCCGAGAGATATTTTTGGCAGACATTGGTGAAAAAGACATAAGAAAACCTATAAAAATTAGGCAATAACAAGCTCTTCCACCCATGGAAAATGAAAAAATATTCATAATTTTGGGATTGGTTAGTTAAATATGATTTGATTGGCTACGGTCCTCTATACAAGTTTGTCGCTGGTAGAGGGCCATTTTTATGTATTAAGTAAACGGCTTAATAGCATAAGAAGAATTGTTTAATACACCGGAATAAAGTTTTAAAGAGTTCGACTTTAAATGCGAAAGCTTAAATATTAAGAAGTACTGCTAAGAATAATAAGAGAGTTTAAGGCATAAAAAAGGCGCGGAACTCAGCTTATCGTATCAAAGGCACTGGCGGCACCCAACCACAAATAAGTGAGCCCACGCCAATAAGACGTGAGCATCTTACTTATCCTCTCGTGGTATGTAAAACGCCAGTTTTTTGATACGAGATTCAAAGCGAATGCTTCAATTTTTTTTATGAAGAATCGCAAATTTAATAAATGATTATGTATTATTTAAAATAAATAATCAAATCTTATCCAAAGATAAAAAATATTTTTTGTAATCCAAGTGGTTTACAGAATATTATGAAAATTTACCAAAATTGCAGTATGGCAGAATTAACAAAAGAAGATACTATACTACAAAAAAAAATTGCAGAAAGAATACAGTTTTTACGTCTAAAAACTGGTCTTTCGCAAACAGATTTTGCTCAAAAACATCACATCGATAGGCAGGTAATCAATAGATGGGAAAGCATAAACAATAAAAGAGGTGTTACAATATATTCAATTCAAAAATTTTGTAAAATGTTAGATATAACATTGAAAGATTTTTTTGATGATGAAAGATTTAAAAAAGATGCTTAAGCATCTTTTTTTATTTAGTTGAATTATAAAAACACGTATTTATACGGGGTCTATATATCTGTTAAAAAACTAATTTGCATTATGAGGCTATTATGGAAAACCGTAAAAGAAAAGGAGAGTGGTTCCGTAAGTTTGATGTTTAAACTTATAAATGATATACATGTATCTGAAATCATATGTCAGTAATCCATTTATGGCAAGAATAATATTAAGGTGCATTAAAAACAACCAAAACCATTAACCATGAGAGACAAAAATTATTCGGCCTTCTACGTAAGTGAGCCATTTGACGAGTGTAGCCTTGGAGCACACGCAACAAAAGACTTTGTTTATTATAATATGCTAAGGGCTTGGAAAGGAAATGATTCATCTTTTCCTTTTAAAAATGCGCATGATACAACTTATAGTGTAAGAGATAGCAGTGACTGGGAGACAACATTAAAACCGCGAATTCGAGAACGAATAAGAAACTCAAAAAACATTATTCTATTTTTAAGTTCATTAACGAAAAGTTCTCGTGCTATAAGAGAAGAAATAGACTATGCAATAAATTCGCAGAAATTGCCTATCATAGTTGTTTATACAGATTTCACTGAGAAGAGTGATATAATTAATTGCAACCAGAACGTTCTAAATAAAAGGATAACTGATTTATGGGACAACTTACCCATATTTAGAGATTCCATGAAAGCCATTCCAACCATGCATATACCGAATAAAAAAGATCTAATAAAAGCGGCTCT contains:
- a CDS encoding helix-turn-helix domain-containing protein, with amino-acid sequence MKRPHNRQRLISMHKMLFEIARGNFNGHIPLSSYDDEIETLVVLVNMVAEELKESAFHSGFVNPYVTHRMVTPATFILDENHSIKNVNQGALEILGYNATEMLRRPIQDFLSDDFSSMSDIERKELEEMLLSGEIITLNFITLKKLIVTAECSVSRLSDGKFTVLSFVAPFLKVNEAASEAFEINLSRHSNFKQTDARLIQRVYDYVLANLTEPLPSVKELARQFGTNDFKLKDGFRHFFHTSVYKFYTEQRLKRAYLMIEQTDIPLKNISFMNGFNSYPNFSKSFKKQFGFSPKELGRGKAGGFLPLDHFNPS
- a CDS encoding MauE/DoxX family redox-associated membrane protein — its product is MILNTKIGLKKKFVEIICLLYLLLFAYAATNKAVDFEKFQVELGQSPLLSAFADWISWTVLIVEFLIVFFLLITKTRMKALYAGFCLMAMFTAYIFIMLNYSSFLPCSCGGILEKMSWQQHLFFNVFFLIIGGIALSLHNSFVKDKSNFIEFYNIKLVLVALANSVIVLILFLSSEQIMQRQNPFIRRYPHHPITLKHTVDLKYNSYYFAGSGNSQVYLGNSTVPLYLLSMNFKLQQQKIHVKLDRDSFTFKSIRLAVRPPFFYVIDGKTRVIFRGHISDWKARLQKPKSPYFNIAIPIDSGTIAFRGISNNTNILGFFTTGEKAKTNMAPQLLQKQIDGIFDTDGMLHYSTELKRIVYIYSYRNEYIVADQNGVLDYRGNTIDTVSHAQIKVAYLKNKTERTMGIPTISVNAASSICGHLLFVNSNVPGRYEKRKVWDQASVIDVYDLIKKTYLFSFHIYGIDGKKIRNFLVTPDYIYALIDTKLVMYKVNNKLKNEMTNIPEEG
- a CDS encoding DUF6520 family protein; protein product: MKTIVKKAVPMAIFVLGISGAFFTSSMQSAEKADDIILGYRDTPQNPCSMPITCSDQENEVCRVSYLPAGEQVFAKDEQSQTTCSEVVYRP
- a CDS encoding prolyl oligopeptidase family serine peptidase encodes the protein MKKDFYINNILPRRKASLFLVFILQLAAYPFWGQGLQKKVLNVNDYSKWGQLNLNELNENGRWVSYTLSYENGTDTLFLKNTKSMLTKSFPAGTNGRFVNFDWFIFQTAKEVQLVNLKTGLKEIIKNAIQYDYSPNTGKLLLLLSQNENQRTLLIRKLDGTGKEQIASVDNFMMDPALQMVLYTSKADTKHTITLLDFSKKNKRTILGNSSGSFDNLAWHPKGKSVAFMEMPLNPSESKMVFYYDLHGNKIYKLDIDVQHELGDSLSITDKSHKLKISDDMQKVFFSVKRKTKLQTTKVSSEVQLWNGNAKWIYPLEEKRKQSEQTYLALWEPFKDNTRLLSNDTLPQIMLTGDQRYAILSNKKQYEPQYDYESQRDFYIMDLSSGKSEVLLKQHSGNMLRTTASPNGKYIAYFEQKNWWIYDISKKSHTNITKNLKSSFFHNEKQYPNNSDVDSSIFWTMDGKEILLCDKYDIWAINTDGSSARRLTSGRETQTKFRLAGYSLVLPARSNYDGIIFDSVDLNKGLLLEASSVRGYSGFYKWSPKLNKNLVYSTSTLLNQFTQSADGTTFVYLEQRYDVSPRLMIKNQSNDSSKLLVQSNPQQEEFYWGKAKLIHYKNTKGDSLSGIIYYPAQYNSQKEYPMIVYIYEKLSNDFYKYIAPSELEDRGFNITTFTTQGYFVLLPDISYQIGEPGLSAADCVVSATKEMIEKEKVLPDKIGLIGHSFGGYETNFIITQTDLYAAAVSGSGASDLKNFYLTVGATGRSNIWRFENQQWRMGKSLFDDREGYNSNSPIEHAENITTPLLSWTGESDKQMNWNQSAALYLALHRLNKEHIMLVYPKEGHTILKPLNQKDLSMRIHDWFDYKLKDLPPASWIKDGLQ
- a CDS encoding RagB/SusD family nutrient uptake outer membrane protein → MKTIATKNIAQLKIASKINFYILILMLYSCDSFVEVDLPKSQLTNTAVFQNYTTANAAMADIYAKIRDKGLLTGTVSGISNQLGYYTDELTFYGTSTNPAFAFYSNSVLPSNTTVSTMWNNAYNQIYAVNSVLEGIAVSDFSTTEKAQLQGEAFCIRGLLHFYLTQLFGDIPYIETTDYKLNSTVKRLPIDQVYIHIINDLKNAEQLLPSSYLSSERVRVNSFVAKALLARVYLYTGRWNDAVKMSSEVIDNNSLYLFEETIGKVFLKGSTEAIWQFMPSIAGKNTDEAILFTFTSGPPPMVAMSESLMNSFTANDLRKTNWTTAITTAGKTWYYASKYKESKNTSAAKEYSIILRLTEQYLIRAEANTQLKNYQGAREDLNKIRKRAGLSNSAVNTKEEFMQTIIEERRKELFTEYGHRFFDLKRTNNVDAVLSVKPGWDNADRSLPIPESEFIVNPNL